The proteins below are encoded in one region of Oenanthe melanoleuca isolate GR-GAL-2019-014 chromosome 4A, OMel1.0, whole genome shotgun sequence:
- the LOC130253323 gene encoding collagen alpha-1(I) chain-like — translation MPAGDMAAAEPGPAPRGARARSGDHRGHWPARLCTALPRAGLGPPASPADLSRLRGTALTPSTRGSPGRKEPPRAAPPTGAPGSAPPGAGGTGSRGTDGIRRHREPRHGRDPALTGSRGTDGIRPSPGAPARTGSGPQREPRHGRDPALTGSRGTDGIRPSTGAAARTGSGSQPRHRNPAAAPASTEPERLFGGCSRSPLRSRAGRTCGTDGAAPAGGGAAPSRPFPAPSPPLERLQPHGPGRAGSSSRRAQSAPTPELRGNSGIPREEPREPRCPPAARLQPLPLSFAAQIRFSQGASPLPPAQAAGSPEHTRRGAPAVGRWFLGTQDSGGGTLVQPQGKREDAALPTLSAAPQGRKSQRLPALWEAMGH, via the exons ATGCCTGCTGGGgacatggcagcagctgagcccgGTCCCGCCCCGCGAGGTGCCCGTGCCCGTTCCGGGGATCACCGGGGACACTGGCCCGCCCGCCTCTGCACCGCCCTGCCCCGGGCTGGGCTCGGGCCGCCTGCCAGCCCCGCTGACCTCAGCCGGCTCCGTGGGACCGCGCTGACGCCCAGCACCCGCGGCAGCCCCGGCAGGAAGGAGCCGCCCCGGGCTGCCCCTCCCACGGGCGCACCGGGCTCGGCGCCGCCGGGAGCGGGCGGCACCGGGAGCCGCGGCACGGACGGGATCCGGCGGCACCGGGAGCCGCGGCACGGACGGGATCCGGCCCTCACCGGGAGCCGCGGCACGGACGGGATCCGGCCCTCACCGGGAGCCCCGGCACGGACGGGATCCGGCCCTCAACGGGAGCCGCGGCACGGACGGGATCCGGCCCTCACCGGGAGCCGCGGCACGGACGGGATCCGGCCCTCAACGGGAGCCGCGGCACGGACGGGATCCGGCTCGCAGCCACGGCACCGGAACCCGGCGGCCGCTCCAGCCTCGACGGAGCCGGAGCGCTTGTTCGGGGGCTGCAGCCGCTCCCCGCTCCG GAGCCGTGCCGGCCGCACCTGCGGCACCGACGGGGCGGCCCCTGCGGGAGGCGGCGCCGCTCCCTCCCGCCCCTTCCCCGCCCCATCGCCCCCGCTAGAGCGGCTGCAGCCCCACGGCCCTGGCAGGGCGGGCAGCTCCTCCCGAAGAGCACAGAGCGCACCGACCCCCGAACTGCGGGGGAACTCCGGCATCCCCAGGGAGGAGCCCCGGGAGCCGCGGTGTCCTCCCGCCGCAAGGCTCCAGCCGCTGCCCTTGTCCTTCGCAGCACAGATACGGTTCTCGCAGGGCGCCTCgcccctgcccccagcacaggctgcgGGGAGCCCCGAGCACACGAGGCGCGGGGCTCCAGCCGTGGGGAGGTGGTTTCTCGGCACACAGGACAGCGGGGGAGGGACACTGGTGCAGCCCCAAGGCAAACGAGAGGACGCGGCTCTGCCCACACTTTCGGCCGCACCCCAGGGACGGAAGAGCCAgaggctcccagccctgtgggaagCGATGGGACATTGA
- the TRMT12 gene encoding tRNA wybutosine-synthesizing protein 2 homolog isoform X2: MEGTEVPTPVPVSVPALVTERRFAQRLREWLEQQQLSDRRYQLQRLPGARVALPVLEEKLSRLCLPAEMPCELLRIQPVPCRAARRRSPAQRLRDELRTLLGDSWSEELERDVPRAWQRHGDLLLLSHDSFRAAAWERLGSALWQTVASALGARRVARRGRVLPDGMRTPSVTLLLGQHGWVEHVDNGIRYTFDVTKCMFSPGNITEKLRVASLPCSGEVVVDLYAGIGYFTLPFLVHAGAALVHACEWNSHALQALHRSLLLNGVRDRCHIHAGDSRQLQLRDVAHRVNLGLIPSSEQGWPVACRVLRKDTGGVLHIHHNVESPPAPAPPQSAVLLAEQRAASPGGQARQPAEDGGEPLGARRRPEWQQWAEGTAARIRGLLAELHGRPWHTRVLHIEPVKSYAPHVHHLVLDLECRPGLPL; the protein is encoded by the exons ATGGAAGGCACGGAGGTCCCCACGCCTGTCCCCGTCAGCGTCCCTGCGCTGGTCACAGAGCGGAGGTTCGCCCAGCGCCTCAG ggaatggctggagcagcagcagctctcgGACCGGCGCTACCAGCTGCAGCGGCTGCCGGGGGCCCGCGTGGCCCTGCCCGTGCTGGAGGAGAAGCTCTCCCGGCTCTGCCTGCCCGCGGAGATGCCCTGCGAGCTGCTGCGGATCCAG CCCGTCCCCTGCAGGGCCGCCCGCCGGCGCTCGCCCGCCCAGCGGCTGCGGGACGAGCTGCGGACGCTGCTGGGGGACAGCTGGTCGGAGGAGCTGGAGCGGGATGTGCCCCGCGCCTGGCAGCGCCACggggacctgctgctgctgagccacgACAGCTTCAGGGCTGCGGCCTGGGAGCGGCTGG GCTCGGCGCTCTGGCAGACGGTGGCCTCGGCGCTGGGGGCCCGGCGGGTGGCCCGGCGAGGGCGGGTGCTGCCGGATGGGATGCGGACCCCCAGTGTGaccctgctgctgggccagcacGGCTGGGTGGAGCACGTGGACAATGGCATCAG GTACACCTTCGACGTGACCAAGTGCATGTTCTCCCCGGGCAACATCACGGAGAAGCTGCGGGtggcctccctgccctgctccggGGAGGTCGTGGTGGATCTCTATGCGG gcatcGGGTACTTCACGCTGCCGTTCCTGGTGCACGCGGGAGCTGCCTTAGTGCACGCCTGTGAGTGGAACAGCCACGCCCTGCAGGCCCTGCACAGGAGCCTGCTGCTGAACGGGGTGCGGGATCGCTGCCACATCCACGCCGGGGACAGCCGGCAG ctgcagctgcgGGATGTGGCACACAGGGTGAACCTGGGGCTGATTCCCAGCTCGGAGCAGGGCTGGCCCGTGGCCTGCCGCGTGCTGAGGAAGGACACGGGGGGGGTTCTGCACATCCACCACAACGTGGAGAGTCCCCCtgcgccggccccgccgcagaGCGcggtgctgctggctgagcagagggcaGCCAGCCCCGGGGGACAGGCACGGCAGCCAGCAGAGGATGGTGGGGAGCCGCTGGGGGCCAGGCGCAGGCCCGAGTGGCAGCAGTGGGCTGAAGGCACGGCCGCACGGATCcgggggctgctggcagagctgcacgGGCGGCCGTGGCACACCAGAGTCCTGCACATCGAGCCCGTGAAATCCTACGCGCCACACGTGCATCACCTCGTGCTGGACCTTGAGTGCCGGCCAGGGCTGCCCCTTTAG
- the SYTL4 gene encoding synaptotagmin-like protein 4 produces the protein MSEAVDLSFLSDVERDLILQVLQRDEELRKAEERRIRRLKNELLEIRRRGAKRGSQRYSERTCARCQQSLGRVSPRANTCRGCNHLVCRDCRSYSPSGSWRCKVCTKEAELKKTTGDWFYDQRVNRFANHLGSDMVRLSLRHRPTANKRETVGQTLLQKAQLSEPKSCSAVRQPSPPAPREGSSLFPDASDPQDAKSDTESMENMSLDSYRPSPADVGGRRNSLERAIPGKQVVVPAGPASSSLTLPLRSKTTFSDGRDVTVGTHSSTLVDEQETIFKKNPRRVVRPADYTKSVIDLRPEDLVGEGGSLGDRSKSVPGLNTELEEEEEDIDNLVEIHRQRVARGSMRSGTSSSTLGSMVSIYSEAGDFGSVAVTGGISFSLSYEQRTQTLFIHVKECRQLAYGDEGRKRSNPYVKTYLLPDKSRQGKRKTTIKRNTINPLYNELLKYEISRSLLLSRTLQFSVWHHDRFGRNTFLGEVEVPLDAWNFESHLEEFLPLHGKMGADAAGLHQYKGELVVSMKYIPSAKHAGAGNGRKGKTGEGGELQVWIKEAKNLTAAKSGGTSDSFVKGYLLPHKNKASKRKTPVVKKTLNPHYNHTFVYNGISPEELQHLCLELTVWDREPLASNDFLGGVRLGVGNGMSNGQAVDWMDSTGEELQLWQKMCQYPGSWAEGTLQLRPTMARLRP, from the exons ATGTCGGAGGCTGTGGATCTGTCCTTCCTGTCGGACGTGGAGAGAGATTTGATACTGCAGGTCCTGCAGCGCGACGAGGAGCTCcgcaaggcagaggagaggaggatCAG GCGGCTGAAGAACGAGCTGCTGGAGATCCGGCGCAGGGGAGCCAAGCGGGGCAGCCAGCGCTACAGCGAGCGGACCTGCGCCcgctgccagcagagcctgggccgCGTCAGCCCCAGGGCCAACACCTGCCGGGGCTGCAACCACTTGGTGTGCCGCGACTGCCGCTCCTACAGCCCCAGCGGCTCCTGGCGCTGCAAAGTCTGCACCAAGGAGGC ggagctgaagAAGACCACGGGTGACTGGTTCTATGACCAGAGGGTGAACCGCTTCGCCAACCACCTGGGCAGCGACATGGTGCGGCTGTCCCTGCGGCACAGGCCCACAG CCAACAAAAGAGAGACTGTGGGACAAACCCTTCTCCAGAAAGCCCAGCTCAGCGAGCCtaaaagctgctctgcagtccGGCAGCCGAGCCCCCCTGCACCCCGGGAGGGGTCCAG TTTGTTTCCAGATGCCTCAGACCCTCAGGATGCCAAAAGCGACACAGAGTCCATGGAAAACATGAGCCTGGACAGCTACAGACCGAGTCCTGCTGATGTGGGGGGCAG GAGGAACTCCCTGGAGAGAGCCATCCCTGGAAAACAGGTTGTTGTGCCAGCAGGACCTGCTTCCTCCAGCCTGACTCTCCCTCTCCGCTCCAAAACCACCTTCTCCGACGGCCGG GATGTCACTGTGGggacccacagcagcaccttggTGGACGAGCAGGAAACGATATTCAAGAAGAACCCGCGGCGGGTGGTGAGGCCTGCGG ACTACACCAAGTCCGTGATCGACCTGCGCCCCGAGGACCTGGTGGGGGAAGGTGGCTCTTTGGGGGACAGGAGCAAGTCAGTCCCTGGCCTCAACACGGAGCTG gaggaggaggaggaggacatCGATAACCTGGTGGAGATCCACCGGCAGCGGGTGGCGCGGGGCAGCATGCGCAGCGGCACCTCCTcg AGCACGCTGGGGAGCATGGTCAGCATTTACAGCGAGGCCGGCGACTTCGGCAGCGTGGCTGTCACCGGGGGCATCTCCTTCTCGCTGAGCTACGAGCAGAGGACACAGACCCTGTTCATCCACGTGAAGGAGTGTCGCCAGCTGGCCTACGGGGACGAGGGCAGGAAGCGCTCCAACCC GTACGTGAAGACCTACCTGCTGCCCGACAAATCCCGGCAGGGGAAGCGCAAGACGACCATCAAACGTAACACCATCAACCCCCTGTACAACGAGCTGCTGAAG TATGAGATCAGCAGGTCCCTGCTGCTCTCGAGGACGCTGCAGTTCTCGGTGTGGCACCACGACCGCTTCGGCCGCAACACGTTCCTGGGGGAGGTGGAGGTTCCTCTGGATGCCTGGAACTTCGAGAGCCACCTGGAGGAGTTCCTGCCCCTGCATGGCAAG ATGGGGGCAGATGCTGCTGGTCTCCACCAGTACAAGGGGGAGCTGGTTGTCTCCATGAAGTACATCCCGTCTGCCAAGcatgctggggctgggaatggcaggaaag GCAAAACAGGGGAAGGTGGTGAACTCCAGGTCTGGATCAAAGAAGCCAAGAACCTCACTGCAGCCAAGTCTGGGGGGACTTCAGACAGTTTTGTTAAGGG CTACCTTCTGCCACACAAAAACAAAGCCTCCAAGAGGAAAACTCCTGTGGTGAAGAAGACCCTGAACCCTCACTACAACCACACCTTTGTCTACAATGGCATCAGCCccgaggagctgcagcacctgtgCCTGGAGCTGACGGTCTGGGACCGCGAGCCGCTGGCCAGCAACGACTTCCTGGGGGGCGTCCGGCTGGGGGTGGGCAATG GCATGAGCAACGGGCAGGCTGTGGACTGGATGGACTCCACGGgcgaggagctgcagctgtggcagaagATGTGCCAGTACCCGGGCTCCTGGGCAGAGGGGACGCTGCAGCTCCGCCCCACCATGGCCAGGCTGAGGCCCTAG
- the TRMT12 gene encoding tRNA wybutosine-synthesizing protein 2 homolog isoform X1: MEGTEVPTPVPVSVPALVTERRFAQRLREWLEQQQLSDRRYQLQRLPGARVALPVLEEKLSRLCLPAEMPCELLRIQQPVPCRAARRRSPAQRLRDELRTLLGDSWSEELERDVPRAWQRHGDLLLLSHDSFRAAAWERLGSALWQTVASALGARRVARRGRVLPDGMRTPSVTLLLGQHGWVEHVDNGIRYTFDVTKCMFSPGNITEKLRVASLPCSGEVVVDLYAGIGYFTLPFLVHAGAALVHACEWNSHALQALHRSLLLNGVRDRCHIHAGDSRQLQLRDVAHRVNLGLIPSSEQGWPVACRVLRKDTGGVLHIHHNVESPPAPAPPQSAVLLAEQRAASPGGQARQPAEDGGEPLGARRRPEWQQWAEGTAARIRGLLAELHGRPWHTRVLHIEPVKSYAPHVHHLVLDLECRPGLPL, encoded by the exons ATGGAAGGCACGGAGGTCCCCACGCCTGTCCCCGTCAGCGTCCCTGCGCTGGTCACAGAGCGGAGGTTCGCCCAGCGCCTCAG ggaatggctggagcagcagcagctctcgGACCGGCGCTACCAGCTGCAGCGGCTGCCGGGGGCCCGCGTGGCCCTGCCCGTGCTGGAGGAGAAGCTCTCCCGGCTCTGCCTGCCCGCGGAGATGCCCTGCGAGCTGCTGCGGATCCAG CAGCCCGTCCCCTGCAGGGCCGCCCGCCGGCGCTCGCCCGCCCAGCGGCTGCGGGACGAGCTGCGGACGCTGCTGGGGGACAGCTGGTCGGAGGAGCTGGAGCGGGATGTGCCCCGCGCCTGGCAGCGCCACggggacctgctgctgctgagccacgACAGCTTCAGGGCTGCGGCCTGGGAGCGGCTGG GCTCGGCGCTCTGGCAGACGGTGGCCTCGGCGCTGGGGGCCCGGCGGGTGGCCCGGCGAGGGCGGGTGCTGCCGGATGGGATGCGGACCCCCAGTGTGaccctgctgctgggccagcacGGCTGGGTGGAGCACGTGGACAATGGCATCAG GTACACCTTCGACGTGACCAAGTGCATGTTCTCCCCGGGCAACATCACGGAGAAGCTGCGGGtggcctccctgccctgctccggGGAGGTCGTGGTGGATCTCTATGCGG gcatcGGGTACTTCACGCTGCCGTTCCTGGTGCACGCGGGAGCTGCCTTAGTGCACGCCTGTGAGTGGAACAGCCACGCCCTGCAGGCCCTGCACAGGAGCCTGCTGCTGAACGGGGTGCGGGATCGCTGCCACATCCACGCCGGGGACAGCCGGCAG ctgcagctgcgGGATGTGGCACACAGGGTGAACCTGGGGCTGATTCCCAGCTCGGAGCAGGGCTGGCCCGTGGCCTGCCGCGTGCTGAGGAAGGACACGGGGGGGGTTCTGCACATCCACCACAACGTGGAGAGTCCCCCtgcgccggccccgccgcagaGCGcggtgctgctggctgagcagagggcaGCCAGCCCCGGGGGACAGGCACGGCAGCCAGCAGAGGATGGTGGGGAGCCGCTGGGGGCCAGGCGCAGGCCCGAGTGGCAGCAGTGGGCTGAAGGCACGGCCGCACGGATCcgggggctgctggcagagctgcacgGGCGGCCGTGGCACACCAGAGTCCTGCACATCGAGCCCGTGAAATCCTACGCGCCACACGTGCATCACCTCGTGCTGGACCTTGAGTGCCGGCCAGGGCTGCCCCTTTAG